A region from the Lolium perenne isolate Kyuss_39 chromosome 4, Kyuss_2.0, whole genome shotgun sequence genome encodes:
- the LOC127347748 gene encoding uncharacterized protein codes for MAAPRSPVDSIWAAVLLAPCISGRPLRLRCRLAGAPRGRDDAGRGGRGLAQRLLHDALRLDHDALRRNKEALLAEIKDLKGKLGDEDAAASFTSVKDEPAASDGPPPAGVGSSDSDSSGVLNDTDATDATPAAETAPAPDARTALLGGPGAAVAEHAQVHAVHQPEGQRDLASDGGGGRRGERWLAGAIVTTRVQPELSLSALPGFLRWLRRQQITASFSIF; via the coding sequence ATGGCTGCCCCGCGGTCCCCCGTTGACTCGATTTGGGCGGCCGTCCTCTTGGCGCCCTGCATCTCTGGCCGTCCTCTCCGTCTCCGATGCAGGCTTGCTGGAGCTCCTCGAGGGCGGGACGACGCGGGACGCGGGGGCCGAGGCCTTGCGCAGCGGCTCCTCCACGACGCCCTCCGCCTCGACCACGACGCGCTCCGCCGCAACAAGGAGGCGCTCCTCGCCGAGATCAAGGATCTGAAGGGGAAGCTGGGGGACGAGGACGCGGCGGCCAGCTTCACCTCGGTGAAGGATGAACCGGCGGCGTCCGACGGCCCGCCGCCAGCCGGCGTGGGGTCCTCCGACAGCGACTCCAGCGGCGTGCTGAACGACACGGACGCGACCGACGCCACGCCGGCGGCGGAGACAGCGCCGGCTCCGGACGCGAGGACCGCCCTCCTCGGTGGGCCCGGCGCGGCGGTGGCGGAGCACGCGCAGGTGCACGCGGTTCATCAGCCCGAAGGGCAGAGGGACTTGGCGTCGGATGGAGGAGGTGGTCGGCGTGGGGAAAGATGGCTTGCCGGCGCCATCGTCACAACCCGAGTCCAGCCGGAGCTTTCTCTGTCCGCCCTTCCCGGCTTCCTGCGGTGGCTCCGGCGGCAGCAGATCACAGCTTCGTTCAGCATATTTTAA
- the LOC127295882 gene encoding cardiolipin synthase (CMP-forming): MPSPIATHASLLLKAAAAASPKPLFSPRAAQIPAPVAGRACPRWFRWPASARGLCSSTPPNQSGPAHGMGSDANGTRRRVPPVNGLSKEGATQPVPAPPKLLTLPTVLTIGRVAAVPFLISTFYMDGPWAATATTGIFLAAAITDWLDGYIARKMHLGTPFGAFLDPVADKLMVAATLVLLCTKPLEASLLSAGPWLLTVPSIAIIGREITMSAVREWAASQNTQVLEAVAVNNLGKWKTATQMIALTLLLASRDPSLPVQGALVAPGVALLYASAGLAIWSLVVYIRNIWRILLK, from the exons ATGCCCTCTCCCATCGCCACCCACGCCTCGCTCCTCCTcaaagccgccgccgccgcctcgccgaaACCGCTCTTCTCCCCGCGCGCGGCCCAGATCCCCGCGCCGGTCGCCGGCCGCGCCTGCCCGCGCTGGTTCCGGTGGCCCGCGTCCGCGAGGGGGCTCTGCTCCTCCACGCCGCCGAACCAGTCTGGCCCCGCCCACGGGATGGGATCTGACGCCAACGGGACCAGGAGGCGGGTGCCGCCCGTCAACGGACTGTCGAAAGAAGGGGCGACGCAGCCCGTGCCGGCACCGCCAAAGCTGCTCACGCTGCCCACCGTGCTCACCATTGGACGCGTCGCAGCCGTGCCCTTCCTCATAAGCA CTTTCTACATGGATGGGCCTTGGGCAGCAACCGCCACAACTGGCATCTTCCTTGCAGCTGCAATCACCGATTGGCTAGATGGTTATATTGCTAGAAAG ATGCATTTGGGAACACCTTTTGGTGCATTTCTTGATCCTGTTGCCGACAAG CTCATGGTAGCTGCGACACTAGTGTTGCTCTGCACCAAACCTTTGGAAGCTTCTTTGCTCAGCGCTGGACCATGGCTTCTGACAGTTCCTTCCATTGCCATCATTGGAAGAGAG ATCACAATGTCAGCTGTAAGAGAGTGGGCTGCTTCTCAGAATACCCAAGTTCTTGAG GCTGTGGCAGTTAACAATTTAGGGAAGTGGAAGACAGCGACGCAGATGATTGCATTGACTCTCCTCCTTGCCAGCAGAGATCCAag TCTACCTGTACAAGGTGCTCTAGTTGCTCCTGGTGTTGCGTTGCTTTATGCATCTGCTGGACTTGCCATATGGTCCCTAGTGGTGTACATCAGAAATATATGGCGGATACTTCTAAAATAG